The candidate division WOR-3 bacterium genomic interval CTTATAATCTCTACATTTGCTCTCATCTTTCGCTGCGTTAATCAGAGTTTTAATAAAATTCTTAATATTTTTTAATCCTATAATTCCGTCAAAACCATATTCCGATTCCTGAAGCGAATACTTATCTTCTACTGAACGTAGCAATTTCCATTCCTTGTCAGTCAATCTTTTTTCTATATCTTTGCCTAATAATGAGACGTAACTTTTTGCTATTTGATTTTCTTCAGATTTTACATCCTTTAATGCGTCCTGAATCTTACTACACACATCATCATCATAGACGCGTGGCTCGGGATTTTGGTTAGAAAAGGTAACTCCGGCACTTTCCAGTAGTTTTCGAGCACCGCCAATTTTTTGCTTTATATCTCCACCTTTTAATTGCAGTTGAATCTTAAGGTCGAGCATACCCCAACTGAACTGAAACGGACTTGTTGTAAACTGTTGGGGTGCGGAGATTGTTTCAAGATTGTAATATAAGTTATCATTTGCTCGGTCATAGATATAGGCATCAAACCCAGGCTGAACACTGCTGTATTTTTTACTTGCCGAGCTCCATACGTCTAATATACAAAGATTATTTATGCAATATTCAAGAACATCTTTTCTTTGAACTATTCCAATACAACAAGGCATATTACCTCCCCGTTTCTAAATATCAAATGTAGCTTTATAAATATATTTTTGTAACTCATTATTCGTTTTAATTGCCAGTTATTCTGGTTTGATTTTGACTTCATTAATCTTAATTCCATATTTTTCTAATACTGATCTGCAAACGTTTAAATCATTCTCAACCATTTTTTTTGCATTTTCTTTATGTTTTTCATCTCCTTCATTGCCATTATAAATAATCTCTATATAATCTGCTTCTATTTTAGTTCCTTTTATCATGTCATGCATATCAAAATGGTCTCTTTGCCTTTCGTAATATTCTCTTTCCTTCGGGTCATTTTTTTCATTATTCGCTTTAAAATCACACCATTCACGGTTTCTCACTCTAAATAATTTAGTGCCAGTTCTTGCCCCACCAAGGTCACATGCATCAGCAATTCTTAAAATGGCAGTTACTAAATCTTTACGCACTTTCCTTCCGGATATATTATGGTCCTTAAGCTCATTAAGGTCATCTTTATTTTTATTTTGATGATATTCACAAATTTCAGAAACGCATTTACATACCTCATCTTCATTATCTTCAAATCCAAATTCTCCAGGAGTATGTTCAATAATCTGTCTACTATATTTTCCATGTTCTTTCCTTATTATGTGTTTTGGTTTTAATGAATCAAATGGACCGCTAAGGCCGATATCATGTAGATATGCAGCTATTATTAGCACATAAATCTCCATATCATTCAGACTTATATTACAAGCGTCTATCAATTCCTTTATTTTAACTATCACTCTTTCTGAATGATCCAGACCATGGTCAACCATTTCTGGACATTGATTAAATGAATATATTGCACGCTCTTCTCTGCGGTAGTATTCGATTTTCTTATTTATCTTATCCCTCAGTATTTCATTTTCTATTTTTTCAGCTAAATTTTTTCTGATTTCCTCTCTTTTATTCTGAATATCGTTTTTATGCTCATCGATTAACTTTTTTATCTGATTACTGAGTTTATCTTCAAATACGCGTTGTTTGGGAACTTTGTTATCAAATTGGATTCCAATGGATTCAAGCAATTTTTTCGCATTAGGAATATAAAAATCCTCTATTTGTCTTACCTTTATGCTAAGGTTAGGCTTGAACTTATCTCCAAACTTTTTCAGATCTTCTCTTATTTTAGCCCTGCCTTCTGCTTCAAATATACCGATTAGTGCATCTTGAAAATAATCATACATGATGCCAATATCGCCAGGATTTACCTTTTCATATTCTTGATGTGTTAGTTTCCATACGTCAACGAAAAGTCCCTCTTTAAGGCAATAGTTCTTAACATCGCTGCGGGCAACCAAACCAATGAAATATTTTTTTTCAGAATTTTTATTGGTGTTTAAATAATCCATAACCATCTCCCTCGCTTTGCCATATTCTTGCAAAATATTTTCCAATATTTTTTTATTTTTCTCTACATTCACATTCTTTCTAATATCATCTTCTAAATATTTCATTCGGGCGGGATGTGATAGTGTAATTATTCTTGCTTTGCTAAAGGAACTTGCGCTCTCCCTTGCATGTTTACCAAGGCAGATAACTATTTCAGGTCTTAATATACTATATTCATCAATTAGATATCTGCTGCAACATTGGCAGATTTTTTCAAAACTTTCTCCGAGTTTAGTTTTTGCTCTTTCAATTGTATCTCTGGAATTATTCTCCTGTATAAAACATTTTACAGTGTGTGTCCAGTAAAAATCCCCACTTGTGTAGCCTGCTTTGTCGCTAAAAATTTTATTGTTAGTCAATGTAGGCAAAAATTCTTCCATTGT includes:
- a CDS encoding uracil-DNA glycosylase family protein translates to MKDELINLHKIIATNRRNKTSYCQYCLLNNNQKYSGPVFFESVGNKPKIMIISESPAGFNLVGCDASRIQEWKERILNHNHSKPLNADFRAAYTMEEFLPTLTNNKIFSDKAGYTSGDFYWTHTVKCFIQENNSRDTIERAKTKLGESFEKICQCCSRYLIDEYSILRPEIVICLGKHARESASSFSKARIITLSHPARMKYLEDDIRKNVNVEKNKKILENILQEYGKAREMVMDYLNTNKNSEKKYFIGLVARSDVKNYCLKEGLFVDVWKLTHQEYEKVNPGDIGIMYDYFQDALIGIFEAEGRAKIREDLKKFGDKFKPNLSIKVRQIEDFYIPNAKKLLESIGIQFDNKVPKQRVFEDKLSNQIKKLIDEHKNDIQNKREEIRKNLAEKIENEILRDKINKKIEYYRREERAIYSFNQCPEMVDHGLDHSERVIVKIKELIDACNISLNDMEIYVLIIAAYLHDIGLSGPFDSLKPKHIIRKEHGKYSRQIIEHTPGEFGFEDNEDEVCKCVSEICEYHQNKNKDDLNELKDHNISGRKVRKDLVTAILRIADACDLGGARTGTKLFRVRNREWCDFKANNEKNDPKEREYYERQRDHFDMHDMIKGTKIEADYIEIIYNGNEGDEKHKENAKKMVENDLNVCRSVLEKYGIKINEVKIKPE